In Quercus robur chromosome 11, dhQueRobu3.1, whole genome shotgun sequence, the following proteins share a genomic window:
- the LOC126705560 gene encoding suppressor of mec-8 and unc-52 protein homolog 2 yields the protein MTSASKKHYKEKVVRRREEKQEEADGPKYRDRAKERREDQNPDYEATELGSFHAVAPPGTVDIRAADAHKLSIEKSKYLGGDVEHTHLVKGLDYALLNKVRSEIDKKPDGGDDIDGKSRSSKEDQHMSIRTPTAKSVYKWIVKPQTNNKSNEMFLLGRMAFIFNMEGGYSNEIPTTLHRSKADCPVPEEMVTVSVDGSVLDRIAKIMSYLRLGSSGKVLKKKKKERDVKVKILAAGNEYDEEDKPSKPNGGMSKNPTESELLPPPPPPPPPPLRKNHLDSREKQGPAVARAEDDDIFVGEGVDYAIPGKDLSQSPLSEDMEESPRNKEKPSYFTEPAYGPVQPSGLPQEWQGTNGYDAMQAQAMAAGYQGEWQDYQYAEQLAYPDQYFQQNMQAYEVEGDLNIVQDPRFMTQEEKDRGLGSVFKRDDQRLQQLREKDSREKDPNFISESYSECYPGYQEYNREIVDSDDEDDLSKMDMGGRAKGRLHRWDFETEEEWATYNEQKEAMPKAAFQFGVKMQDGRKTRKQNRDQKLNNELHQINKILTRKKMEKEMNSGEGGNHYEDDLQPGKKLRI from the exons ATGACATCTGCTTCAAAGAAACATTATAAGGAGAAAGTCGTTCGTCGCAG AGAGGAGAAACAAGAAGAAGCGGATGGACCCAAATATAGAGACCGTGCAAAGGAGCGTAGGGAGGACCAAAATCCAGACTATGAAGCCACCGAATTGGGTTCTTTTCATGCTGTGGCTCCTCCTGGAACTGTTGATATTCGCGCCGCCGATGCACACAAGCTATCTATTGAGAAGAGCAAGTACCTTGGAG GTGATGTGGAGCACACCCATTTGGTCAAAGGTTTGGATTATGCTTTGCTCAACAAAGTAAGAAGCGAGATTGACAAGAAGCCTGATGGTGGAGATGATATCGATGGAAAGTCTAG GTCATCTAAGGAGGATCAACACATGTCCATTCGGACTCCGACTGCAAAG TCAGTGTATAAATGGATAGTCAAGCCTCAAACTAATAACAAATCGAATGAGATGTTCCTTCTGGGTCGAATGGCCTTTATTTTTAACATG GAGGGTGGATACTCCAACGAGATTCCAACAACCTTGCATAGGAGTAAAGCTGATTGTCCAGTGCCCGAG GAAATGGTTACTGTGAGTGTCGATGGCTCTGTGCTGGATCGAATAGCTAAGATTATGTCATATCTTCGTCTTGGCTCTTCTGGGAAGGTtcttaagaagaagaaaaaggagagagatgTAAAAG TAAAAATTTTAGCTGCTGGTAATGAATATGATGAAGAGGATAAGCCATCAAAGCCTAATGGTGGGATGTCAAAGAACCCAACTGAAAGCGAGCTTCTTCcgccacctccacctccacctccacctcctctAAGGAAAAATCATCTTGATTCAAGAGAGAAACAAGGCCCAGCAGTTGCTAGAGCAGAAGATGATGACATATTTGTTGGCGAAGGCGTTGACTATGCTATTCCTGGTAAAGATTTGAGCCAGAGCCCCCTCTCAGAGGACATGGAAGAGTCTCCTCGAAATAAGGAAAAGCCTTCCTATTTCACTGAACCTGCTTATGGTCCAGTCCAACCCTCTGGGCTGCCTCAGGAATGGCAAGGAACG AATGGATATGATGCGATGCAAGCACAAGCGATGGCTGCTGGCTACCAGGGGGAGTGGCAGGATTACCAATATGCTGAACAACTGGCTTACCCTGATCAATACTTCCAGCAAAATATGCAGGCTTATGAAGTGGAAGGAGATTTAAATATTGTACAAGATCCACGCTTTATGACTCAAGAAGAGAAGGACCGGGGCTTAGGGTCTGTTTTTAAGCGGGATGATCAGAGACTTCAacaattgagggagaaagattcTCGAGAAAAGGATCCTAACTTCATTTCTGAGAGTTATTCTGAATGCTATCCAGGGTATCAAGAGTATAACCGTGAGATTGTGGAcagtgatgatgaagatgacCTATCAAAAATGGATATGGGTGGACGA GCAAAGGGCCGTCTTCATCGGTGGGACTTTGAGACAGAGGAGGAATGGGCAACTTACAATGAGCAGAAAGAAGCAATGCCAAAAGCTGCATTTCAGTTTGGTGTGAAGATGCAAGATGGTCGAAAGACACGGAAACAAAACAGGGACCAGAAGCTCAATAATGAGCTGCACCAGATTAACAAGATACTTACCAGAAAGAAGATGGAGAAGGAGATGAATTCTGGTGAGGGTGGCAACCACTATGAAGATGACCTACAACCTGGAAAGAAGCTTcgaatatga
- the LOC126707121 gene encoding uncharacterized protein LOC126707121, producing the protein MVEELEELWKKLSFTEEEDEGIELGSGSTKVAKERGKNCAVLKVLTQRSISVDALRKNMRMMWKLNKGVQISEIEEDLFLVEFGDGRDKKKVLDMCPWSYEKQLVLIQDFEAELAPREIDFKWSSFWVQMFNLPLKSRTREIGEVIGSKLGTVLEVDLSEIGVHWGKCLRVKIQIDVTKRLVKGKRVTIEGGESRWINFKYTTVGCSVMH; encoded by the coding sequence ATGGTTGAAGAACTTGAGGAGCTTTGGAAGAAACTGTCATTCACCGAGGAGGAGGATGAAGGTATTGAGCTTGGAAGTGGTAGCACAAAAGTAGCgaaagaaagagggaaaaattgTGCAGTCCTGAAAGTGTTAACACAGAGAAGTATAAGCGTGGATGCCTTGAGGAAAAACATGAGGATGATGTGGAAACTAAACAAGGGGGTGCAAATATCCGAGATAGAAGAGGATTTATTCTTGGTTGAATTTGGAGATGGTAGGGACAAGAAGAAAGTCCTTGATATGTGTCCTTGGAGTTACGAAAAACAATTAGTCTTAATTCAAGATTTTGAGGCAGAACTAGCACCAAGGGAGATTGACTTTAAATGGTCTTCGTTTTGGGTTCAAATGTTCAATCTGCCCTTGAAGAGTAGGACAAGAGAAATAGGAGAGGTTATTGGCTCCAAGCTGGGGACGGTTTTAGAGGTGGATTTATCTGAAATAGGGGTCCATTGGGGAAAATGCCTAAGGGTGAAGATACAGATCGACGTAACAAAAAGACTGGTGAAGGGGAAACGGGTTACCATAGAGGGAGGTGAAAGCAGGTGGATTAACTTCAAATATACAACTGTGGGTTGCTCAGTCATGCACTGA
- the LOC126707122 gene encoding uncharacterized protein LOC126707122: MESEGDEKSWAAEVRPEKGVEKPSEAREKTMVGRIKDIQAELNFTQGIVVPSDGRSGGLASLWKEGTDVTFKSCSNTHIDVVVCESSASIPWRATGFYGQPKTEKRYISWQLLDTLNAQCDMPWIVFGDFNKIVHPSKKSGGQERDVKQMERFRYCLSRCGLVDMGFVGQRFTWCNGRSGDQRTKLRLDRMVANEEWMSMFPEASVFHCSMSISDHCLLALSLKRRQPRKPMGKRFMFEAMWTREDGCRDIIEAAWDPLENSAVHSILDKLKKCQDHLQRWNWRVYGNVNKVLRQKQSKFQQLEVSECTNEKVEVIRNLEAEINEVLLREEIMWNQRSRALQIKWGDRNTKFFHATASQRRRKNRILGLNDFEGVWQEDQGIVEGIILDYFEAIFMFDHPTNFEASLSAINSRVLTEMNEELVAEFKPDEIRAALKQMHLTKSQGSDDNVLVAFGTMHSIDLRRKGKETLMAIKLDMSKAYDRVE, from the exons ATGGAAAGTGAAGGTGATGAAAAGAGTTGGGCAGCCGAGGTTAGACCAGAGAAAGGGGTGGAGAAACCTAGTGAGGCCAGGGAGAAGACTATGGTAG GTCGGATTAAGGACATTCAGGCGGAGCTCAACTTCACGCAAGGTATTGTGGTTCCGAGCGATGGGAGAAGCGGCGGCCTCGCATCGCTATGGAAGGAAGGCACAGATGTAACTTTTAAAAGTTGCTCGAACACGCATATAGATGTGGTTGTCTGTGAGAGCTCGGCGTCAATTCCTTGGAGGGCAACGGGCTTTTATGGACAACCCAAGACTGAGAAGCGCTATATATCGTGGCAACTGTTGGATACGTTGAATGCTCAATGCGATATGCCGTGGATCGTATTCGGCGATTTCAACAAGATTGTCCATCCTAGCAAAAAATCAGGTGGGCAAGAAAGAGATGTGAAGCAAATGGAAAGGTTCAGATATTGTTTGAGCCGATGTGGGTTAGTGGATATGGGCTTTGTGGGGCAGCGATTCACATGGTGTAATGGGCGCAGTGGAGATCAAAGAACTAAACTAAGGCTTGATCGGATGGTTGCTAATGAAGAGTGGATGTCTATGTTCCCAGAGGcaagtgtttttcattgttcaatGTCGATTTCAGATCATTGTTTGCTGGCTTTGTCTCTCAAACGAAGACAACCAAGAAAGCCCATGGGGAAGCGTTTTATGTTTGAGGCTATGTGGACGAGGGAAGATGGTTGTAGGGACATTATTGAGGCAGCATGGGATCCACTTGAGAATAGTGCAGTGCATTCCATCTTAGACAAATTGAAGAAGTGTCAAGACCATCTTCAGAGGTGGAATTGGAGGGTGTATGGGAATGTAAACAAAGTCCTTAGGCAGAAACAATCAAAATTTCAGCAATTAGAAGTGTCAGAATGCACTAATGAAAAGGTAGAGGTGATTCGGAATCTAGAGGCAGAAATAAACGAGGTTTTATTAAGGGAGGAAATTATGTGGAATCAAAGGTCTAGAGCGCTCCAGATTAAATGGGGAGACCGCAATACAAAGTTTTTTCACGCCACGGCCAGCCAAAGGCGGAGGAAGAACAGGATTTTGGGGTTGAACGATTTTGAAGGGGTGTGGCAGGAAGATCAGGGGATAGTTGAAGGCATAATACTGGACTACTTTGAGGCCATTTTTATGTTTGACCATCCAACCAACTTCGAAGCAAGTCTAAGCGCAATCAACAGCCGAGTCTTAACTGAAATGAATGAGGAACTGGTTGCGGAATTCAAGCCTGATGAAATAAGGGCAGCACTTAAACAAATGCACCTAACAAAGTCCCAGGGTTCGGACG ATAACGTGCTAGTGGCGTTCGGAACAATGCATAGTATTGATCTTAggaggaaaggaaaggaaacccTCATGGCCATAAAGCTAGACATGAGCAAGGCCTACGATAGGGTAGAATAG